A region of Procambarus clarkii isolate CNS0578487 chromosome 93, FALCON_Pclarkii_2.0, whole genome shotgun sequence DNA encodes the following proteins:
- the LOC138359806 gene encoding serine-aspartate repeat-containing protein I-like: MHNQISFFFYRPQAEAGTRVEAGTRVETGTRVEAGTRVEAGTRVEAGTRVEAGTRVETGTRVEAGTRVEAGTRVEAGTRVETGTRVEAGTRVEAGTRVEAGTRVEAGTRVETGTRVEAGTRVEAGTRVEAGTRVEAGTRVETGTRVEAGTRVEAGTRVETGTKVETGTRVEAGTRVEAGTRVEAGTRVEADTRVEAGTRVEAGTRVEAGTRVEAGTRVEAGTRVETGTRVEAGTRVEAGTRVEAGTRVEAGTRVEADTRVEAGTRVETVTIAETGTSVLGNVGMVVGVVVGVVVGVAVGVVIE; encoded by the exons atgcataatcagatttcgttcttcttctatagacctcag GCAGAGGCAGGCACCAGAGTAGAGGCAGGCACCAGAGTAGAGACAGGCACCAGAGTAGAGGCAGGCACCAGAGTAGAGGCAGGCACCAGAGTAGAGGCTGGCACCAGAGTAGAGGCAGGCACCAGAGTAGAGACAGGCACCAGAGTAGAGGCTGGCACCAGAGTAGAGGCAGGCACCAGAGTAGAGGCAGGCACCAGAGTAGAGACAGGCACCAGAGTAGAGGCAGGCACCAGAGTAGAGGCAGGCACCAGAGTAGAGGCTGGCACCAGAGTAGAGGCAGGCACCAGAGTAGAGACAGGCACCAGAGTAGAGGCAGGCACCAGAGTAGAGGCAGGCACCAGAGTAGAGGCTGGCACCAGAGTAGAGGCTGGCACTAGAGTAGAGACAGGCACCAGAGTAGAGGCTGGCACCAGAGTAGAGGCTGGCACCAGAGTAGAGACAGGCACCAAAGTAGAGACAGGCACCAGAGTAGAGGCAGGCACCAGAGTAGAGGCTGGCACCAGAGTAGAGGCTGGCACCAGAGTAGAGGCAGACACCAGAGTAGAGGCAGGCACCAGAGTAGAGGCTGGCACCAGAGTAGAGGCAGGCACCAGAGTAGAGGCAGGCACCAGAGTAGAGGCTGGCACCAGAGTAGAGACAGGCACCAGAGTAGAGGCAGGCACCAGAGTAGAGGCAGGCACCAGAGTAGAGGCAGGCACCAGAGTAGAGGCAGGCACCAGAGTAGAGGCTGACACCAGAGTAGAGGCAGGCACCAGAGTAGAGACAGTCACCATCGCAGAGACAGGCACCAG TGTGTTGGGTAATGTAGGCATGGTTGTGGGCGTGGTTGTGGGCGTGGTTGTGGGCGTGGCAGTGGGCGTGGTTATAGAATAA